One window of the Nicotiana tabacum cultivar K326 chromosome 4, ASM71507v2, whole genome shotgun sequence genome contains the following:
- the LOC107759290 gene encoding flavanone 3-dioxygenase 3-like, whose product MSNDVYKPVRYGTSLKDGEDKVQFWRVFLKHYANPLIDWIKLWPENPPDYREKMGKYTEEVQKLAIKIMGIITEGLGLGPTYLSQNFQDGVNVIAVNCYPPCPQPGLALGLPPYSDYSILTIVLQSSVGLEILDTQNNEWREVQDLQGTLQVHVGDHLEVLSNGLYKSVVHRVTLNSQKTRISFFHFFSKSVFDHK is encoded by the exons ATGTCGAATGATGTGTACAAGCCTGTTCGATATGGCACGAGTTTGAAGGATGGTGAAGACAAGGTTCAATTCTGGAGGGTCTTCCTCAAGCACTATGCAAATCCTCTTATTGATTGGATTAAACTGTGGCCTGAAAATCCACCAGATTacag GGAAAAGATGGGGAAATATACAGAAGAAGTACAAAAGTTAGCCATTAAGATCATGGGCATAATCACTGAAGGCCTAGGACTTGGTCCAACATATCTAAGCCAAAATTTTCAAGATGGAGTGAATGTAATTGCTGTCAATTGTTATCCTCCATGTCCACAACCAGGCCTTGCACTTGGTCTCCCCCCATATTCAGATTACAGTATCCTTACAATTGTCCTCCAGAGCTCAGTAGGATTAGAAATTTTGGACACACAAAATAATGAATGGAGGGAAGTTCAAGATCTTCAAGGTACACTACAAGTCCATGTGGGTGACCATCTTGAAGTACTAAGTAATGGCTTGTATAAAAGTGTGGTACACAGAGTTACTTTGAACTCTCAAAAGACAAGAAtttcattttttcactttttttcaaaatcagtgtttgacCATAAATAA